CTTTCCCTGAGAATAACATCCTCTGAGAGCTGGAACTTCACCTACAAAATATCCATCCTCATCTTTTTCTATTACCACATAAAAATCTTGGTTCATGATTTTTCTTCAGTAAGTATTTTTGCTCATTACTGATAACTGAGGATTACTATCTCTGAAATTCTCAATTGGCAATGATCCCAAGCCAGAAACTTGGATAAGCTGAGCTCATTTTCCATCCAAAACAGCCATTTCCAATTTAAAGCTCATATTAGCCTCTTTAAGAACTTTTGTGGGTTTTTGCATACCTGATTCATTTTTTACCCTTGACGGGCCTCCACGGCCCTCCTGGAGCTTCGCTTTTTCCTGCCTAGGCAAACTGAAACGCTGAAATTAAATTTTGACCAGGTGAACTTCATTTCTCAACTTTGAATCTGTTTAACCAACAGATCATGGCCTTATGTTTGAATGAATATCCTGTGATAGAAAATTTATCCTCACTCAAAAACATTCATAATCTTGATATCCAGATTTTTGAAATCAGCAACGTTGTTGGTGACAAGAACCAGATCATTGATCTGAGCAGTTGAAGCTATGAGATTGTCTGGCAATTTGATTTTTCTTGCCTTTCTGTTTTTCAGGCATTGGACAGCTATGGCCTTGCTGGTATCAAGAATATCGAAGCAATCCAGCAGTTCTTTTACCGCCATCAGTTCATCTTCTGCAAAATCAAAGGATAACACCTCAATATAGGTTATCTGAGATATGGCTGACTGATGGAGGTTGGACAAAATGAAGTCAGTTGCCGTACTTTCTCCGTTCAAGTGATAAATGATGATATTGGAATCAACCAGGTATTTCATAACCGGCTGTCCCATTCGCTACGCATTTTCCTCTGCCAGCTGACTGGATCAATTGCCTTCCCAGACAAAATTCCGGATGTCTTCCTGACAATATCAGATCTCTTTGACTCATATTGCCTTTCAGGTTCAACCGGGAAAACAATTATCTCAATCTCCTTATCAAGATATTCTGCTGGAATATCAATTGTATAAGATTGCGTCTTTGGCCTGATTACTTCTCTGATCATGTTCCTACTCCTTAGGTGAGTGGCCTTCTGAGGGTTTCACCATAACACCCATCCTGCCATCTTTTTCACTCAAAAATTCTATACCAGCTTTTTCAAGGGTTTGCATCAAGACCTTTAAAGTCCCAATTTTAGTGTCAACAACCCCCCTCTCAAACCGTGCTATGGGAGTGACTGACATCCCAGCTTCATCAGCCAGCTTATATTGTGACCAACCTAACAAAGCTCTGGCAGCACGAACCTGCCTTCCAGTTACAAGTGGAGCCATATTTACTTATCCCGATACAAAAAATTTATCTTCTGGAAATCTAAATGAAGTTTATTGAATTGACAATGTTTTGCTTGAAACTTATTTTCAGTTTTAGTATTGCTTTTTTCATGTCTTGAGAACACTTTTTCATTTTCGGAGGACCACCCATGCCCAAAATCCACCTCACCCCAAACTTTGTATCCAACCCACCAAAACCCGCAGGTAAGGCTAAAGTTGACTATTTTGACGTTGAAATACCGGGATTTCTTTTAGAAGTCAGAGTCACCGGGAAAAGCACTTATTACCAAAGGTACAGAGACACTTCAGGCAGGCTTAAACAATTTCGCATCGGCCCTGTTGACTCTGTTTTTCTGGATGATGCCAGAAACAAAGCCAAAAAGATAAGATCACAGGCATCAATGGGGCTGGACCCCAGAAAGAATCTGGACAGGCTCAAGGAAATACCGACATTCAAGGATTTTGTTAATCAAAAATATCTGCCCTTTGTCCAGGTCCAGAAAAGATCCTGGGAAGCTGACAAAAGAGAGAGTTGGGACAGGTTCTTTAAGTTGACTTTTCTACCCTATTTCGCTAAATTCCTTTCAACCCAGCAACCACAAGCCTTCATGGAGGTCCAACATGCCCAG
This genomic stretch from Desulfonatronovibrio magnus harbors:
- a CDS encoding type II toxin-antitoxin system HicB family antitoxin is translated as MNQDFYVVIEKDEDGYFVGEVPALRGCYSQGKTIEELMQNMKEVIEMCQLSSATISSHQGKNL
- a CDS encoding type II toxin-antitoxin system VapC family toxin, with product MKYLVDSNIIIYHLNGESTATDFILSNLHQSAISQITYIEVLSFDFAEDELMAVKELLDCFDILDTSKAIAVQCLKNRKARKIKLPDNLIASTAQINDLVLVTNNVADFKNLDIKIMNVFE
- a CDS encoding helix-turn-helix domain-containing protein; the protein is MAPLVTGRQVRAARALLGWSQYKLADEAGMSVTPIARFERGVVDTKIGTLKVLMQTLEKAGIEFLSEKDGRMGVMVKPSEGHSPKE
- a CDS encoding Arm DNA-binding domain-containing protein, which encodes MPKIHLTPNFVSNPPKPAGKAKVDYFDVEIPGFLLEVRVTGKSTYYQRYRDTSGRLKQFRIGPVDSVFLDDARNKAKKIRSQASMGLDPRKNLDRLKEIPTFKDFVNQKYLPFVQVQKRSWEADKRESWDRFFKLTFLPYFAKFLSTQQPQAFMEVQHAQNSQIYTGQSAQRIPYCFQNRPAGPSHQGQRQ